CAATTAACAAACCGAAGTCCCGAAAGACGTAGTATAACTACCGCCAGATTCAAGGCTTATCATGCCCATTTTATTGTTCAGGGCATCAACATTACATGTCATAGGTTCAATGGCGATGCAATTTCTACCAGGAGTGTACAATTGCAGATAAGGAATAGTGTCTACATCGCGCCACATGGTCAGGCAGGCCAGCCCGTTTTGCAGGTGGGCTATATTGCGGTCTTTGCATTTTAGCACAAAGCAATCGTCAAGTTGAATTTCATCAACCTCCTTAAAAGTAGAGAGGGCAGAGTAGCTTTTTACATTGCCTGATGGAAGCGCCCTTTCATTGAGCTCTACCTGGTCTACTTCACTAACCTTAAGCTTTACGCCGGTCCACTCAGGGAATGTAAAGTAAGGATGCCAGCCTAGCCCAAAAGGCATATTGGAGGAGGAAGTATTCTTCACGTTTATGCTTACTTCAAAATCAGATCTGCTGTTGATTTTATAGGTTACAGTAAACCTGAAAGTAAAAGGATAATATTTTAATGGAGTTGTTTGGTTGAGAATCAGCCTGATTTCCGCATGTTCTACAGTAGTATTGATGTATTCTACCTCAAAAGGCAGATCAGCAATAAAGCCGTGTATGGCATTATGCCTTATCCTTTCGTTAAGAGGGAAGCTGTAGGTCACACCGTTTTCCGAAAATGTACCGTCCTTAAGGCGGTTAGGGAAAGGGAACAGGAAAGCGCTTTTGTAATAAGTATCATTAAAAATATCTTCTTCAGAAGAAAACCCATCAATCACCTCAATGCCGGAGACGGAATCAGAAGATACTTTCAGGCTGTTCAGGCGGGCTCCGAATTCAGGTATGACCTCTAACCCTATATTCTTCTCCTGATGAAACAATTTAATAACTTCAAATTTGCCAAAACGGTATTGCGATAATTCAAACATTCACTTGATTTAAATAGGCCTCCCTCATACAGGATCCACCCGGATTTTATTGTATTTATTTAATTATTGGTTATACTTTTTATTTCGAATGTAGGTGCTGTCCTAAGCTCGAAAAACGAAATATAAAAGTATTTTTTCTAAATAGACTCAGGCAAAAACTCATATTTTTTCCGCAAACGATTGCGTTTTTATGATGCTAAAATTGTAGGTCCAATATTTATGAAAACCTGCTTATTATTCTTATTATTAACATTCGGGTCGGGCTTTGAGGCTGGATAATGTTTTTGTACATAACCTTTATTTTAATGCATTTCATCTCATTGTTTAACCTGAAGCCTGCCACCATTTTTCAACTTACCCTTACATGTTATGGAAATGAACTTTTACGATAAACTACAGCCCGTAGACATAGGCATTGTTGTCTTTTACCTGCTGTTTGTTGTCCTGCTTGGGCTCTACTTCGGGTCAAAGCATAAAGATGCCGAAGACTACTTTCTCGCTGGCAGAAATCTCACCTGGCCGCTGATTGGCTTTTCTCTTTTTGCATCAAACATGAGCAGTAACTCGCTGGTGGGTCTCACCGGTTCCGGTTACGTGACCGGTTTTTCCGTTTTTAGCTACGAATGGATGGCCGTATTTGTACTGATCATATTTGCTGTTTTTTTTCTTCCGTTCTACCTTAAAAATAAAATTTATACTGTACCCGAATACCTCAACAACCGTTTTGATTACTTTACCCGTGCTTATGCGTCAGCCATAGCCATTATACTTAATGTAATAGTGGATGTAGCAGCCACATTATACGCCGGAGGTATACTCATTCAGCTTATATTTCCACAGTTTGAGCTCTGGGTGATCATATCTGTTTTGGCAGTAATTGCCGGTTTGTACACTATCTCAGGAGGTTTAAGCGCCGTGGTTTACACCGATGCCATTCAGGCCGTGATCCTGATTTTTGGCAGTATGCTTATTACCTATTATGCATGGGATGCCTCAGGTGGTTTTGCAGAAGTGATGAAGGTTACCGACCCTGATCATTTTGATATTGTCAGGTCAACTTCAGACCCTGAGCTACCCTGGCCGGGATTGTTTACAGGAGTATTTCTGTTAGGCTTCTATTTTTGGGGCACCAACCAATACATTACCCAAAGGGCCCTGGCTTCCAGAACCACACTGCATGG
This region of Fulvivirga ulvae genomic DNA includes:
- a CDS encoding aldose 1-epimerase, whose translation is MFELSQYRFGKFEVIKLFHQEKNIGLEVIPEFGARLNSLKVSSDSVSGIEVIDGFSSEEDIFNDTYYKSAFLFPFPNRLKDGTFSENGVTYSFPLNERIRHNAIHGFIADLPFEVEYINTTVEHAEIRLILNQTTPLKYYPFTFRFTVTYKINSRSDFEVSINVKNTSSSNMPFGLGWHPYFTFPEWTGVKLKVSEVDQVELNERALPSGNVKSYSALSTFKEVDEIQLDDCFVLKCKDRNIAHLQNGLACLTMWRDVDTIPYLQLYTPGRNCIAIEPMTCNVDALNNKMGMISLESGGSYTTSFGTSVC
- a CDS encoding sodium:solute symporter: MEMNFYDKLQPVDIGIVVFYLLFVVLLGLYFGSKHKDAEDYFLAGRNLTWPLIGFSLFASNMSSNSLVGLTGSGYVTGFSVFSYEWMAVFVLIIFAVFFLPFYLKNKIYTVPEYLNNRFDYFTRAYASAIAIILNVIVDVAATLYAGGILIQLIFPQFELWVIISVLAVIAGLYTISGGLSAVVYTDAIQAVILIFGSMLITYYAWDASGGFAEVMKVTDPDHFDIVRSTSDPELPWPGLFTGVFLLGFYFWGTNQYITQRALASRTTLHGQWGSMFAGLLKISILFIMIFPGAFARVIYPEIDKVDTLYPTMLFDLLPTGILGLVLAGFIAALMSSIDSGLNSVSTLVTMDFITKIWPEKTTEQLMKMGRWVTFIVMVIATAWAPQIIHFEKLWDYLQQALSWFCPPIIALFIMGLFWKGANTTGARWTIMVGSVITLFSIIFNDAAWKPHFLYMTGLHFFLSCIAMVVGSMFGKRQSDEVLKNTVWSIGEYRAETLELSKLAWYKNYRIHALILVIIVGIILIVY